ATTACTATATGAGATTTCcgtacctgtctaaatatgctatttacatgttgcccactatggaggctagtgttcgccgatttgtacagggccttagtcccttggtaattaatgaggctgctacagctgccttaaattctgatatgaactatggaaagatggtggcattcgctcaagccacagagacctgcaaattaaggaacagaatggagcgagagggtagtaataaggcctgGTCTACAggaaactttggtggttcttctggtggcagCAGGTCAGCCTTCAGAGGAGGGTCGCcagggccatcacagtcctttgctcagtcttcagctagtgcaccgccatcagggcccagtcagcagcagcagtggagccgttttaggcccagtcagggcaacaggggatccaatcagcagggtcgtcatggtgATAGATTCCAGCAGTAGAGGAAgtccccatgccctaggtgtggaaagatgcacctaggaatatgctacatggacttacccatacgctacggatgcggattgaggggtcacatttagagggattgtcgttcatcccgccagggtgcgggcaggggaaTGGCAAAGCTAGCCAATTCTGCcgctactacatccgcaacacctcctccagctcgaggcactccaacacccgcagggcgtggtgtagctaggggtggagcacaaagTTCAGGAGGATCTGgacatttctatgctatgaggggtcgccacaattcagaggcttctccagatattgtcacaggtatattaaccgtcaaatctcatgatgtatatgctcttattgatcacGGTTCCACtatgtcatatgtcacaccttatgttgctatggaatttgggatagaactagaacagctttatgagccgttctctgtatctacttcggttggtgagtctattttggtcgcgcgggtttatagggattgtgttgtcacgttacGTGATCGGAACACCGTGTCCGattttattgaattgagaatggtcgattttgatgtgataataggGATGGAttagctttattcatgttttactaagctTGATTGCCggaccagaactgttaggtttgaatttccaaatgagccagttattgagtggaagggtgatgatgtagtgccgaagggtaggtttatttcttaacttaaggccacaaagatgatcaacaagggatgtatttaccatttggtccgggttacggacaccgatgctgaggcacctacacttgagtctgttcctgttgtgaatgaatttccaggagtctttccggatgaactcccagtaatcccaccagacagggagattgattttgggattgatgtgatgccagacacacatcctatatctattccaccctatagaatggcaccggcataattgaaggagctaaagaagcaattgaaagatttgttagaaaagggttttacccgacctagtgtgtcgccttagggcgcacctgttctctttgtaagaaagaaagatgggccactacgtatgtgtattgacaatcagcagcttaataaggtcacaatcaagaataagtacccactgccaaggatagatgacttgtttgatcaattgcaaggtaccaggtacttctccaaaattgatttaagatccgggtatcaccaattgaagatcagggagcgggatatcaatcctacgcgatcgcgagcctcctcACGCGGTCGTAAAGCATTAAGCACGTGGTCAGCTTCTGCTtcattttctcttcgcgaacgcggacttgcccacgcgatcacatagaacaaatTCTCATCTGCCAAATTTAGCCAACGCGATCGCAACCcaatccacgcgatcgcgtataaggaaattagTGAAAATTTCCAGGAGATATCAGCAAtgttccaaaagccaaaaatgatctgttagccgtccgaaactcacccgagccccttgggacctcaaccaattatacgaACAAGTCctataatatcatacgaacttagtcgaaacctcaaattacatcaaacaatgctaaaaccgggaattatcctccaattcaagcttaatgaaacttaaaatttccaacttcttcatttggtaccgaaacctatcaaatcaagtccgattgacctcaaatcttgcacacaagtcataaatgacttcGGAaccggattccaaccccgatatcaaaaagtcaactccccggtaaaacttccaaacttaaattcctattttagccattttaagcctaatttaactacggacttccaaataaaattccgaacacgctcctaagtccaaaatcaccatatggagctgttggaatcgtcaaaattctattccggggttgttttcacaaaaatattgaccaaagtcaaacttggtcttttaaagccaacataaggaaccaagtgttccgatttcaacccaaacacttccaaatcctgaaccaaccatccccgcaagtcataaatcattaaaagcacataaggaaagttttattttagggaacgggattctaaaagtcaaaatgactgattgggtcattacattctccacctcttaaacaaacgttcgtcctcgaacgggtttagaattatacctggagtgctgaataagtatggatatctgctccccATGtcttctcggcctcccaagtcgcttcctcaactggttggcccctccactagatttgtactgtagaaatcctcttggacctcaactggcgaacatgtttatcaacaatggcaactggctcctctgcATAACTCAAgatattatctagctgaactgtgctaaagtctaacacatgtgataggtcggtatgatacttccagagcatagatacatgaaaaaccgaatgaactcccgatagactgagAGGCAATGTAAggtcataagcaacctccccaactcatctcaacacctcaaataggcctataaaccttgggatcaacttgcccttcttcccgaatctcataatttccttcatcggcgaaaccttcaagagaactttttcacctaccataaatgataaatcacgcgctttctgatctgcgtagcttttctgtctggactgtgctatacgaagtcgctcctgaatcaactttaccttttccaaggcgtcCTTTACCAAataagtaccatataacttaacctcaccaggctcaaaccaccctatgggtgaacgacatcgccgaccatataaagcctcaaatggagccatctcgatactggattggtaactgttattataagcaaacttggctaaaggcaagaaacgatcccactgacctccaaagtcaatcacacatgccctgagcatatcctccaaaatctgaatcgTTCGCTCtaactgcccgtcagtctgcggatgaaagggtGTGCTAAGCTTTACACTGgtcccaactcactctgtactgctttccagaaatgtgaagtaaactgagaacctctatctgatatgatggaaattggcacaccgtgcaaccgaactgtctcctgaatataaatctgggccaacctctcagaagtatacgtagtcacaaccggcatgaagtgtgccgacttggtcaacctgtcgataatgacccaaactgcatcaaactttcgcaaggtccgcggcaacccaactacaaagtccatagtgatacgttcctATTTTCATTCTGGTATAATCATTTGCTGAAgtaagccacctggcctctggtgctcatatttaacttgctggaaatttagacacctagctacatactcaactatatcctttttcattcgccgccaccaataatgctgcctcaagtcacgatacatcttcgtagcacctggatgaatagaataccgagaactatgtgcttcctctaggatctttttccttagtccattaacattaggaatacatagatgatcctggagtcgcacaacgccatccgctccaatagtgacttccttggcacaaccccgtagtaccgtctctctaaggagcattaagtgtggatcatcatactgacgagccttgatctactcaaatagtgaagactgagctacaacacttGCAAGAACTCGAATGtgctctgaaatgtccaacctcacaagttggttagccaaggattgaatatgcaaagctaatggcctctcctctgctgaaataaaagccaaactacccatactctccgcctttctactcaaggcatttgcaaccacatttgctttgcctggatgatataggatagtaatatcataatcttttagtaactaaAGCCatatgcgctgcctcaaatttaggtccctctgtttgaaaaaatgctgcaaactgcgatgatcagtgtaaacttcacaagacaccccataaagataatgcctccaaatcttaagagcgtgaacaatcgcagctaattccaaatcatgtaccggataattcttcttgtgggatttcagctgacgtgaagtgtatgcaataactcgcccttcctgcattaatacacaacccaaaccaatgcgtgaagcgtcacaatacactgtatacctCCCCGAAtaggaaggtaacactaacactagtgttgtagtcaatgttgtcttgagcttctgaaagctggCTTCACAattatcggaccatcggaacggagcacctttctgggttaatttggtcaaaggcactgcaatagaggaaaaaccttccacgaatcgacgataataacttgctaaacccagaaaactcctgatcttagtcgccgaagtgggacgatgccaattctgaaccgcctcaatctttttgggatcaaccttaataccatcacccgATACAAATGCCCCAAAAATGTTCCTTCTtattgcgcgagtagatcaaaatgtcatcaatgaagacaatgacaaacgaatcaatatatggtctgaataccctgttcatcagatccataaatactgtcggggcattagttaaaccaaaggacatcaccagaaactcataatgaccatatctagtccgaaaagcaatcttcgaaacatccgaatcccgaatcttcaaatgatggtaccccaacctcaagtcaatcttagagaacaccctagcaccctgcaactggtcaaatagatcatcaatatgtggcaacgggtacttattcttaatagtgactttgttcaattggaaataatcaatacacatccgcattgttccatcctttttcttcacaaataataccgatgcaccccaaggcgatacactcggtttgACGAACCCTTTgactagtaactcctcaagttgttctttcaattctttcaattctttcagagtacggtggaatagatataggctggatatctggagccaagtcaatacagaaatcaatatcacgatcaggtggtatacatggaagatttgaaggaaatacatcggagaactcccgaactacacgcactgaatcaatagccggagtctctgcaatagtatcccgaacataagctagataagctaaacaacccttcttaaccatgtgttgagccttcataaaagaaataacctgattaaatgaactaacagacgaacccttccactccatcctaggcaaagatggaatagccaaggtaacagttttggcatgacaatctagaatagcatgatatggagataactagtccatacccagaataatttcaaaatcgatcatctcgagcaataaaagatctgctctagtttcataacaatagaatgtaataatacacaACCGGTAGAactggttcacaataacagaatcgcctataggagtggacacataaacaggagtactcaaggactcacgagaaacacccaggaaatgagaaaatagagatgacatatatgaatacgtagatcctggatcaaataatactgaggcatctttgccgcaaacaaaactaatacctataatcacggcatctgaggcctctgcatctggtctagccgaaaaagcatagaaccgagctggagcgccaactggctggcctccgcctggctgacctccacctctaggacgacccctacccacctgtcctccacctcttagtggtcggactactggtggagcaactggtccggtaagcataggctgctgaccctgctgtactggtctacctcgaagcctggggcaaaatctacGCATGTGCATGGGATCCCCGCAatcataacaactcttcggtgcgatgggctgctgaataagagtctggccctggggaactgaatacccactgggaggaccctgaatagctggtgggcgatagaactctctggtatagcactgagataaggtcgcactggagcaccttgaggaggcggtggtgctggatatgggggcttGCTGGaatgccctctcacgaactgacctctgcccccagacagagcacctctgaactctccaaaatacctaaaccgcttatcacTAGTAACCTGCTCCCGTCTACGCTGttgtacaccctcaatcctccgggctatctgtATGACTAGcttataagaagtacccatctcaacctctcgagccatagtggcctgaatgccagtatgtaaacccgcaacaaacctccacactctctccgcctcagtagagaGTATCaaaagtgcatggcgagataactcagagaagctcgcctcataatcgatcaCTCACATCTGACccagctggagctgctcaaactaaaaccgcaactcttcccactgagagggtggaatatacctgttcAAGAAAATacgagtgaacctgtcccaagttatgggaggagaatctgctggtctgccaagaacataagactgccaccatctacgggctctgccctctagctgaaaagtagcaaagtctaccccatgagactccaatatccttatgttgtacagtctatccttgcaccgatcaataaaatcttggggatcctcatgtcgctcaaccccaaagacaggaggatgtagtctagtccatctgtccaatagtttttgaggatcagcggctacagctagcatgggctcaggtgtagctgttgtCACTGGCTGGGcttcacccacgggtagtgcaccctaggtctgacATACAGCAGCTGCCTTTCCATGAGCCTGTACGGTAGGGGTCTGTTCTCCTCCGCCCGCCttagatgtggctgggtctgtcggaaataaatccgcctgagtcatattgtccatgaaccgcaacatacaacccatgacatcctaaaactctggtgcagatgtgaaatctaccggagctggctctactacaggcacctcaccctgttcctcaataatgggattctctgctagacccactggcggcataactggaatagtcttGGGACGTCCTCTccctctaccatgggctggagccctccttcggcctctagcaactgggggagtagctcttccctggtccggaacctcattagagcgcgttctcaccatctgtgagagaataaaagaaggatatttagtactacattaattgcacgatggaatatgaagaaaggtagtttcctaacaccttatagtctctcgaagataagtacagatgtttccgtaccgatccgaaggactctattaggtctgctcataacttgtgaaacctacgtgaacctagtgctttgataccatgttgtcacgacccaattttacctatatgtcgtgatggcacccaacaccatagctaggcaagccaactaataaattagaCATATATCGTTAAAATTTGAATCCAAGAAAAActataagacaccaaattctaccaatgtgtgtgccaagacctggtatcacaagtgtatgagcatctagtagattatacaaaacctctactactgtctgaaataaaaatagacagaatgaaaaatacaaggagagacactggtagctgcagaacggctcagaaaggcagctcactactatgcccctggataatgtgggtgtaagacgatatgTCCTCCACTAGTATTTACCTCAGGTCCTAcgcaaaaagtacagcaagtgtagtatgagtgcgtaaacaacgtgtacccagtaagtatcaagcctagtctcgaagtggtagagacgagacgaccgactttgacactcattatgggtcaataataataattgaaataaaactataATATCTAAATTAgaatgattcacagaatttacaataatttatttaaccagcagaaataataaaattccttccaatgcaacaattctcaatatattaattaaatttcttcaattcaaaataatttccaatttatcaattaatctcatttacaggaataacaaatAATTCCTTAGCAAGCagaaataataattctttaaattccaaagattctccaatttatcaattagcttcgcaagctgaaataaactatcaaagtatcgtgtaattattattattattaagcacgatttatgccgaggtcgtacggcccgatccggagtttcgtgtacactgccgagggacgtgcgacacaatccatagatgcatctatcctgccgaggcgttcggcccattccacaagaaaggaggacattttcttatgtacctgcggaaggagagtatatttataataagataaattcgggaggaagaacaatttctcttaacaattaattaatttaaacagaaaatcaagcatatgagattttcatcctttaatactTTTATCAAAAAAATTcgcaatatattcatatatatcagttaatattaattaaacaaagaatacaatttacacaagtaatttatgctttcagtcctaaactacccgaactttagtattaatagtagctacgcacgaactctcgtcacctagtgcgtacgtagcccccacaattagcaataattatttaatttaattacctatgaggtaatttccccctaacaagattagacaagagacttacctcaaatttgctccaatttaatccactagaaggccttttccacgattatccaactctgtctggcttgaatctagccaaaataatttgatataatcactaagaattataggaattaattctataagaaaatactacattttcaataaaaattccgaaattaattaaaaacaatttcgtagggcccacatctcggaatccgatgaaagttacgaaatatgaatgcccatttaATCACGAGTCTACCTATACTAAAATTTCTACATTCCGATAGTacttcggccctcaaatcctcaaatctatctaagagggttttcaaacgttttcaacttaattcaccaattaaataataaaaacagtgatggattcggataatttaaccaatattgagttgaGAACACTTATCCTattgttttctctaaaaatctcccaaaattagcctaaatccgagctccaaatcgttaaaaatggaattcgtcccattttcaaaaattaaactctctgcccagtgatttcttatacgcgatcgcgaacttcctcacacGATCGAGTAGCACAAATTTTTCTGCCCAGAAATTAACTCTACGTGATCGTTGAAAAtcccacgtgatcgcgaagcacagtctccgcaagcctaAGCGATCGCGagcctcttcacgcgatcgctaAGCATTAAGCGGTGGTCAGCTTCTGCTTCGTTTccttttcgcgaacgcggccttagccacgcattcgcatagcacaactgaatccaacctacgcgatcgcggacttgcccatgcaatcacatagaacaaattttcagctgccaaattaagcctacgtgatcgcaacccaatccacgcgatcgcgtataaggaaatcagaagaaaatttccagcagctatcaccaatgttccaaaagccaataatgatccgttagccatccgaaacttacctgagcccctcgggagctaaaccaattataccaacaagtcctaaaatatcatacgaacttagtcgaaacctcaaatcatatcaaacaacgctaaaatcataaatcatcctccaattcaagcttaatgaaactttaaatttccaacttcttcattcggtaccgaaacctatcaaatcatgtccgattgacctcaaattttgcacacaagtcataaatgacataatggagctatgtaAATTTTCGAAACCGGATTCCAAcaacgatatcaaaaagttaactccccggtcaaacttccaaacttaaattctaattttagtcatttcaagcctaatttaactacggacttccaaataaaatttcgaacacactcccaagtccaaaattatcatacggagctgttgaaatagtcaaaattctattccaggggttattttctcaaaaatattgaccgaagtcaaactcggccttttaaagccaacataaggaaccaagtgttccgatttcaacccaagcacttccaaatcccgaaccaaccatccccgcaagtcataaatcattaaaagcacatacgagaagttttattttaggaaacggggttctaaaagtcaaaataaccggtcggatcattacacctaatatataatattttaaaattaatttaacttTGCCTACTAAACATTTCCTTACAACTTGAACTATGTaaaactcctaatatttagaaatttaaTTAACATAACCAAGAATTTTTATATCGTTAATAACTCTAATATGGTATCCAAATCAGTATAGAACTCTCTTACCTCTAATAAGTAAAAGTACTTCTAATAAATTCATATACTTTTTCTCTTCTCCGATCTCTATTTGCTCTTCTTTTTATGTATCCTTTCCTTTCTAATAGCTTTTTACCCCTCcccttccccctccccccccccccaacacaaTTATATAGTTTCTTATTCAGTTGTTGGAATATAATTCAAATCCATAGTAATTATGGTGCATTATTTTTACTCTATAGTAGAGATGCgattttatttttgcatttttggatcaaattgtAATGCAGTCATATATTGATTTcataaatatttgggatattgttggTTATTTAACTAGAAATAGAATTCTTATTTCATATTTATTGTTAAAATCCTTTATTGGAGATGAATTATTTGTTCAACGATTAGAAGTTGATTTTCGCTTTTGTTTTAGAAGAAATTTAACTGTAGATTAAGTAGTTTGAGAAGCACTTTGCATTGGAGCATTAGG
The DNA window shown above is from Nicotiana tomentosiformis chromosome 8, ASM39032v3, whole genome shotgun sequence and carries:
- the LOC138897666 gene encoding uncharacterized protein, encoding MAKLANSAATTSATPPPARGTPTPAGRGVARGGAQSSGGSGHFYAMRGRHNSEASPDIVTGILTVKSHDVYALIDHGSTMSYVTPYVAMEFGIELEQLYEPFSVSTSVGESILVARVYRDCVVTLRDRNTVSDFIELRMVDFDVIIGMD